A single window of Gambusia affinis linkage group LG18, SWU_Gaff_1.0, whole genome shotgun sequence DNA harbors:
- the zbtb4 gene encoding uncharacterized protein zbtb4 — MVSSAKVWDPPHAGLTQPHLREQRLAPGLAPLCKPSCAAAKDTALHQSRQLSPLSSPPPPLVTLSTRHPVQHSPVSLYSVSKTEPLIKPAHSLGVVSQSVEEEAEQLNMKGKRLGYRVEATLDDKLEDMGDGPKNAKITLSFPLSAAPLPTSLTSPDHCHSSSSSSPSPHRRRLSSKSSDKGSLWKLDATMDVKHRPFKPPRHDSSPSSSPSSSSSPMASFIRKDLKSPPPLKCSKLSSDSQIHRSPPRASSGSLGGCFSGDGWDERHRVANGTASPSQTAQILFSLGTSAYQRGVDAERREKLTGRPVGKTGSPHRPSLHPPTIHLPPPLPPPPPPPSEGLTAPPHSSSYPPPDSMKPELICGVCHRLFSSASSLTVHMRLHRGSRALSCRYCGKVFIHSKRLQSHEGSCRVPGLRPPSLTVQPKEEPLEDGEVRVEGGVIVGQSDISKGRPGKKVRSLLARIQAGDAAATELLAGDENHFVKVVDGNVIYFCSVCERSYMTLSSLKRHSNVHSWRRKYPCHYCDKVFALAEYRTKHEVWHTGERRYQCIFCWDAFATYYNLKTHQKTIHGINPSLISSEKTANGGYKQKANALKLYRLLPMRSQKRPYKTYSDSLHNGLLLPPADAPSLSMTGLGCALGPGDLQSIIAGAPPQSLKPDPDAFPDGFPISLAAEHRDLSELAREPQIRTDESEALQLEQERGSFKISSSSKLKTFKAGRGTEAGMPSVITYGHTKPSVIVHGAAVSSSVIVHSNQVTSGSEKSPVTSPSPETSSSQILIKGSPKAIKKQRDNTDNHRKRSRDGSDATDECSKGRHDTEIGRAFHKSRKSHNKSTIAATKEVSASGGPQAKESGPLCQITVRIGEEAIVKRSISETDLKRDKSISPPKLKRSETSSIKEPRQTHSHHHHHKHRPLSRASLEEDGDKEAGEDEEEMEDQESRNERSKSPDEVREYFFRKGVREQDSDNDIEDNLWRPYYSYKPKKKAQAHLQRVKNWQRKLKYKRSIRLKRRAERLKRLLNKQTEKSQDEEEDRTTEEAEKLSKPNKDVKEERKKDNLSSPLKEKKQDVEEQVKEPCHEVSTPPVCSPKPPLSTSVTPTGIKRRPWTNGNAAECGTCGRWFSSPRKRDKHELSHLLEFVCLFCRATFPSREKLEDHQKAQHPKPTEASSVTTKCGEQAAGVGIKSMPEISKFNEDKGGPLGLGGSSSSPSRLSRRALSRHTCPQCHKVCKTSSALTRHIRRHDLSSSPEREKEDNNSEATPPERVAEPLCTDPEIDKGQTPSALSVSVISYSPPEVPSGSDCLASQRRDDHPSDVTSKHLKSNSSEGPELTQHALTAPDKEPIPQTPSESPVHLTPTKPEVPPVAPSSLQSVLVMNGPDCLDYRMPIKKSLDSQIHRKASPLHFVTSNNTSPNVPMTSQTRITTAAPPVSMTTAPNSEGGFARRDGVIIDRERQSGTSTILHTGYKEPPLLQDRRVQSLSRSPSPDEAQDLTMSSILAREREIERQREAELELEKQRERRRNMEIEKEKISRIAHSPQEQTALIVPKEEPLSPVASPQHMSTQTTINGPCLRRHTPKSPCRPPSTTGLKAQASRQVHSSSQGLDRLTLPTGAAGAAERPSAHALLLPRASQPPQPDHQDTFSSRDSQQGDTTPADYPTQDYPLPLIVPDSYRSVKKQEENLLMSTYPPGALPFGPLGKVIIPDGGDLSKLPFYPDPYQLLYGPQLLAYPYNLAALPVALNMMAPGGDKVEPLPFLPTIFNYAATAGPYMGAAPHPLVANPGLYSSGGSGKKQRDGSGSKQ; from the coding sequence ATGGTGTCCAGTGCGAAGGTATGGGACCCCCCCCATGCGGGTCTTACTCAGCCACATCTGAGAGAACAACGTCTGGCTCCGGGCCTCGCTCCCCTCTGCAAGCCCTCATGCGCTGCTGCTAAGGACACTGCACTTCACCAAAGTCGGCAATTGTCACCTTTGTCTTCCCCACCTCCACCGTTGGTGACCCTCAGTACCCGTCACCCAGTTCAACATTCACCTGTCAGTTTGTACAGTGTGAGCAAGACTGAACCACTAATTAAACCTGCCCACAGTCTTGGTGTGGTCTCTCAGTCTGTGGAAGAGGAAGCCGAGCAGCTGAACATGAAGGGGAAACGACTCGGATATCGCGTAGAGGCCACGCTGGACGACAAGCTGGAGGACATGGGTGATGGacctaaaaatgcaaaaatcacCCTAAGCTTCCCGCTTAGTGCCGCGCCACTCCCAACATCGCTGACCTCACCGGACCACTGTCACagctcttcctcatcctcacctTCCCCTCACCGGCGGCGTCTGTCCTCCAAGAGCTCAGACAAGGGGTCGCTGTGGAAGCTGGACGCCACCATGGATGTAAAGCACAGACCCTTTAAGCCCCCAAGACATGACAGCTCTCCGTCCTCCtcgccttcctcctcctcctctcccatGGCTTCCTTTATCAGGAAGGATCTGAAATCCCCTCCGCCTCTTAAGTGCTCCAAACTCAGTTCAGACTCTCAAATTCACAGGTCACCCCCAAGAGCTTCCAGTGGATCTTTAGGAGGCTGTTTTAGTGGAGATGGGTGGGATGAAAGGCACAGAGTGGCCAATGGAACGGCCTCGCCCTCTCAGACGGCTCAGATCCTCTTCAGTCTGGGCACGTCAGCCTATCAGAGAGGTGTGGatgcagagaggagagagaaactgACAGGGAGGCCAGTCGGAAAAACAGGGAGTCCCCACAGACCAAGTCTTCATCCACCAACCATCCACCTCCCTCCACCCTTACCTCCACCGCCTCCCCCACCTTCCGAAGGTCTTACCGCACCCCCTCACTCGTCCTCCTACCCCCCTCCCGACAGCATGAAGCCAGAGTTGATTTGTGGCGTGTGCCATCGGCTGTTCAGCTCAGCCTCCTCCCTCACGGTCCACATGCGGCTGCATCGTGGCAGCCGCGCCCTAAGCTGCCGCTACTGTGGCAAAGTCTTCATCCACAGCAAGAGACTGCAATCCCACGAGGGCTCCTGCAGGGTGCCAGGCCTGCGTCCTCCATCGCTGACCGTACAGCCAAAGGAGGAGCCACTGGAGGACGGTGAGGTGAGAGTGGAAGGGGGAGTGATTGTGGGACAGTCAGACATCAGCAAAGGACGGCCGGGGAAGAAAGTGCGGAGCCTCCTGGCACGTATCCAAGCTGGTGATGCAGCAGCCACAGAGCTGCTGGCAGGTGATGAGAACCATTTTGTGAAGGTGGTGGATGGCAACGTCATCTACTTCTGCTCTGTGTGCGAACGTTCCTACATGACCCTATCCAGCCTGAAGCGTCATTCTAACGTTCACTCATGGCGGCGTAAATATCCCTGCCATTACTGCGACAAGGTCTTTGCCCTGGCTGAGTACCGCACAAAGCACGAGGTGTGGCACACGGGAGAGCGCCGCTACCAGTGTATCTTCTGCTGGGACGCCTTCGCCACCTACTACAATCTCAAGACACACCAGAAGACAATTCATGGGATTAATCCGAGCCTGATCTCCAGTGAAAAGACAGCTAATGGGGGTTATAAACAGAAAGCAAATGCCCTCAAGCTCTACCGCCTTCTCCCCATGCGCTCCCAGAAGAGACCCTACAAGACCTATAGTGACAGCTTACATAATGGCCTTCTACTTCCACCAGCTGATGCCCCCTCCCTCTCCATGACTGGCCTTGGCTGTGCTCTGGGCCCCGGGGACCTGCAGAGCATCATTGCAGGAGCCCCCCCTCAGAGTCTAAAGCCTGATCCAGATGCTTTCCCTGATGGCTTCCCAATCTCTCTTGCTGCTGAGCACAGAGACCTATCTGAGCTTGCGCGTGAGCCCCAAATTAGAACAGATGAAAGTGAGGCCCTACAGTTAGAGCAGGAGAGGGGCAGTTTCAAAATATCCAGTAGCAGTAAACTCAAAACCTTTAAAGCAGGTAGAGGCACAGAAGCAGGGATGCCCTCTGTTATAACATATGGACATACTAAACCCTCTGTAATAGTTCATGGAGCAGCTGTGTCATCCTCAGTCATTGTTCATAGCAATCAGGTTACTTCTGGAAGTGAGAAAAGCCCAGTAACGAGCCCATCCCCCGAAACAAGTAGCAGtcagattttaataaaaggCAGCCCTAAAGCAATCAAAAAGCAAAGGGATAATACAGATAATCACAGAAAGAGGTCCAGAGACGGTTCAGACGCAACAGACGAGTGCTCAAAAGGCAGACACGACACTGAGATAGGCAGAGCATTTCACAAATCCCGCAAGTCCCACAATAAGAGTACAATCGCAGCCACAAAGGAGGTGTCAGCATCTGGAGGCCCACAGGCCAAAGAATCAGGGCCACTGTGTCAGATAACTGTGCGCATCGGCGAGGAGGCCATAGTGAAGCGCAGCATCTCTGAGACAGACCTTAAAAGAGACAAGAGCATTTCTCCTCCAAAACTCAAACGCAGCGAAACGTCATCCATTAAGGAGCCACGGCAAACCCACTCACACCACCATCACCACAAACACCGCCCGCTAAGTAGAGCCAGCCTGGAAGAAGATGGGGATAAGGAAGCAGGGGAAGATGAGGAGGAAATGGAGGACCAAGAGAGCAGGAATGAAAGGTCCAAGTCACCTGATGAGGTGAGGGAGTACTTCTTTCGTAAGGGGGTGCGGGAACAGGACAGTGACAATGACATAGAGGATAATTTATGGCGACCTTACTACTCCTACAAGCCTAAGAAAAAGGCTCAGGCACATCTACAGAGAGTGAAGAACTGGCAACGGAAACTCAAGTACAAGCGCTCCATCCGACTCAAGAGGAGGGCAGAGAGGCTGAAGAGGCTTCTGAATAAACAAACGGAGAAATCAcaagatgaggaggaggacaggACAACTGAGGAGGCTGAGAAACTGTCTAAACCTAACAAGGATGttaaagaggaaagaaagaaggataATCTCTCTTCCcctttaaaggagaaaaaacaggATGTAGAGGAACAGGTTAAAGAGCCCTGTCATGAGGTTTCCACCCCCCCTGTGTGCTCTCCAAAGCCCCCTCTGTCTACCTCAGTGACTCCCACAGGAATAAAGAGGAGGCCTTGGACTAATGGGAATGCAGCAGAGTGTGGCACATGTGGCCGCTGGTTCTCAAGCCCCAGGAAGCGAGACAAACACGAGCTCAGCCATCTGCTAGAGTTTGTATGCCTCTTCTGTCGGGCCACTTTCCCCTCAAGGGAAAAGTTGGAAGACCACCAGAAAGCCCAGCATCCTAAACCCACTGAGGCATCCTCTGTGACCACTAAATGTGGTGAACAAGCGGCAGGCGTTGGGATCAAATCCATGCCTGAAATCTCAAAGTTCAATGAAGATAAAGGGGGGCCGCTTGGACTAGGAGGCAGCAGTTCTAGTCCAAGTCGTCTAAGCAGAAGAGCCTTATCGAGACACACCTGTCCGCAGTGTCATAAGGTGTGCAAGACATCATCAGCGCTAACTCGCCATATCCGACGTCATGACTTAAGTAGTTctccagaaagagaaaaagaagataaCAACTCAGAGGCAACACCCCCTGAACGAGTTGCTGAACCTCTTTGCACAGATCCAGAGATTGATAAAGGACAGACTCCCAGTGCTCTTTCTGTTTCAGTTATCAGCTATTCACCTCCAGAGGTACCAAGTGGCAGCGACTGTTTGGCATCACAGCGGCGTGATGATCATCCAAGTGACGTTACAAGCAAACACCTGAAATCAAACTCAAGTGAAGGACCTGAACTGACACAGCATGCACTTACTGCTCCAGACAAAGAGCCCATACCACAAACTCCATCAGAAAGTCCAGTTCACCTCACACCCACCAAACCTGAGGTCCCACCTGTTGCACCCTCGTCACTCCAGAGTGTGCTCGTCATGAACGGGCCTGACTGTCTTGACTATCGCATGCCAATTAAGAAAAGTCTGGACAGTCAGATCCACAGAAAAGCCAGCCCTTTGCACTTTGTGACTTCCAACAACACCTCTCCGAATGTGCCCATGACATCACAGACCAGAATAAccactgctgctcctcctgtttccatgacaacagctCCCAACTCTGAAGGGGGATTCGCAAGACGGGATGGGGTCATTATTGACAGAGAGAGGCAGAGCGGCACCAGTACAATTTTACACACGGGCTACAAAGAACCGCCTCTGCTCCAAGATCGCAGAGTCCAGTCCCTGTCCCGGAGTCCGTCTCCCGACGAAGCACAAGACCTGACCATGTCCTCTATTTTAGCTCGGGAGAGGGAGATTGAAAGGCAAAGAGAGgcagagctggagctggagaaaCAGAGGGAACGGAGGAGGAACATGGAAAttgagaaagagaaaatctcCAGGATTGCTCATTCTCCACAGGAGCAAACTGCTCTCATTGTCCCTAAAGAAGAGCCTCTGAGCCCTGTAGCATCACCCCAACATATGTCTACCCAAACCACTATAAATGGACCCTGTTTGCGCAGGCACACTCCTAAGTCCCCCTGCCGGCCCCCTTCAACTACTGGACTGAAGGCTCAGGCGAGCCGGCAGGTTCACTCAAGTTCACAAGGACTCGACAGGCTGACGCTGCCCACCGGAGCAGCTGGTGCTGCTGAACGCCCCTCTGCACACGCTCTGCTTCTTCCCAGAGCCTCCCAGCCGCCTCAGCCGGACCATCAGGACACTTTCTCTTCCAGAGATTCACAGCAGGGGGACACGACCCCAGCTGACTACCCCACCCAGGATTATCCCCTTCCCCTCATTGTGCCAGACAGCTACAGATCGGTTAAGAAGCAGGAGGAAAACCTCCTCATGTCTACTTATCCTCCTGGAGCACTGCCCTTTGGCCCACTGGGGAAGGTCATCATACCTGACGGGGGCGACCTCAGCAAGCTGCCGTTCTACCCGGACCCTTACCAGCTGCTTTACGGGCCCCAGCTATTAGCCTACCCCTATAACTTGGCCGCACTTCCTGTGGCTCTGAACATGATGGCGCCAGGAGGGGATAAGGTGGAGCCTCTGCCGTTCCTCCCCACCATCTTCAACTACGCAGCCACTGCTGGACCTTACATGGGTGCAGCACCTCACCCGCTCGTGGCAAACCCCGGCCTCTACAGCAGCGGCGGCAGTGGCAAAAAGCAGCGAGATGGCAGCGGCAGTAAACAGTAG